The proteins below are encoded in one region of Triticum aestivum cultivar Chinese Spring chromosome 1B, IWGSC CS RefSeq v2.1, whole genome shotgun sequence:
- the LOC123148939 gene encoding putative polyol transporter 1, with amino-acid sequence MASAALPEAAAAAAVQPKKKGNFKYACTCALSASMATVVLGYDVGVMSGASLYIKEDLRLTDVQVEIMMGILSVYALLGSFAGARTSDWIGRRYTVIIAAAIFFVGSLLMGFAVDYLMFMLGRFVCGMGVGFAIMVAPVYTAEVAPASTRGLLTSFTEVFINVGILLGYVSNYAFARLPHHINWRIMLGVGAVPSALLALMVLGMPESPRWLVMKGRLADARVVLEKTSDTPEEAVERLDQIKAAAGIPHDLDGDVVAVPKRKGGNEKQVWKELIFSPTPVMRRILLAALGVHFFQQATGSDSVVLYSPRVFKSAGITGDNHLLGVTCAMGVTKTLFILLATFQIDRVGRRPLLLTSTAGMLVCLIGLGTGLTVVGQHPDEKITWAIGLCIASTLAYVSFFSMGLGPITSVYVSEVFPLRVRALGFALGVACNRVTSAAISMTFLSLSKAITIGGSFFLYAGLAALGWLFFYAFVPETRGQPLEDIGKLFGMKDAAVEDDDHHHTAATKDKQVKAAAVEMN; translated from the exons ATGGCTTCTGCTGCGCtcccggaggcggcggcggcggcggcggtccagCCCAAGAAGAAGGGCAACTTCAAGTACGCCTGCACCTGCGCCCTCTCCGCTTCCATGGCCACCGTCGTCCTCGGCTACG ACGTCGGGGTGATGAGCGGCGCGTCGCTCTACATCAAGGAGGACCTGCGCCTCACGGACGTGCAGGTGGAGATCATGATGGGCATCCTCAGCGTCTACGCGCTCCTCGGCTCCTTCGCCGGCGCCAGGACCTCCGACTGGATCGGCCGCCGCTACACCGTCATCAtcgccgccgccatcttcttcgTCGGCTCCCTGCTCATGGGCTTCGCCGTCGACTACCTCATGTTCATGCTCGGCCGCTTCGTCTGCGGCATGGGCGTCGGCTTCGCCATCATGGTCGCGCCCGTCTACACCGCCGAGGTCGCCCCGGCATCCACCCGCGGCCTCCTCACCTCTTTCACCGAGGTCTTCATCAACGTCGGCATCCTCCTCGGCTACGTCTCCAACTACGCCTTCGCGCGCCTCCCGCACCACATCAACTGGCGCATCATGCTCGGCGTGGGCGCCGTCCCCTCGGCCTTGCTCGCGCTCATGGTGCTCGGCATGCCGGAGTCGCCCCGCTGGCTCGTCATGAAAGGCCGCCTCGCCGACGCCAGGGTCGTGCTGGAGAAGACCTCCGACACGCCAGAGGAAGCCGTCGAGCGCCTTGACCAAATCAAGGCTGCCGCCGGCATCCCCCACGACCTCGACGGCGACGTGGTCGCCGTGCCCAAGAGAAAAGGCGGCAACGAGAAGCAGGTGTGGAAGGAGCTCATCTTTTCGCCCACCCCGGTCATGCGCCGCATACTGCTCGCCGCGCTCGGCGTCCATTTCTTCCAGCAGGCCACCGGCTCCGACTCGGTCGTGCTCTACAGCCCACGCGTGTTCAAGAGCGCCGGCATCACCGGCGACAACCACCTGCTCGGCGTCACGTGCGCCATGGGGGTCACCAAGACCCTCTTCATCCTCTTGGCCACCTTCCAGATCGACCGTGTCGGCCGGCGGCCGCTGCTGCTCACCAGCACCGCCGGCATGCTCGTCTGTCTCATCGGCCTCGGCACGGGCCTCACCGTCGTGGGCCAGCACCCGGACGAGAAGATCACGTGGGCGATCGGCctctgcatcgcctccaccttGGCCTACGTCTCCTTCTTCTCCATGGGCCTCGGCCCCATCACCAGCGTCTACGTCTCCGAGGTCTTCCCGCTCCGGGTGCGCGCGCTCGGCTTCGCCCTCGGCGTCGCCTGCAACCGCGTCACCAGCGCCGCCATCTCCATGACCTTCCTCTCCCTGTCCAAGGCCATCACCATCGGCGGCAGCTTCTTCCTCTACGCCGGCCTCGCCGCGCTCGGCTGGCTCTTCTTCTACGCCTTCGTTCCCGAGACGCGCGGGCAGCCGCTCGAGGACATAGGCAAGCTTTTCGGCATGAAGGACGCCGCCGTCGAAGACGACGACCACCACCACACTGCAGCCACCAAAGACAAGCAGGTGAAAGCAGCTGCTGTGGAGATGAATTAA